A stretch of the Borreliella afzelii genome encodes the following:
- a CDS encoding tape measure protein, with translation MKLDEIIIPLSMSISNNQKLDSIAETLKKIAEQKFASLDNLKSKLEKSAKSGSNLEKALNKSSQNASKNFKSLADSVDSVNSKAGGMKSIGKVLKSVGKGLGNVKNLANKTGEAFNQMLAAFAPIIIAVKALQAIGSTISGIFDGAMDALDEFNEEVSTFSDMLGNEDLGKSLAESMRAFGDETLFTRDAITNATKTMLSYGATASEVEERIRMFGEAAGGSSEGLEKLAEVYSRVESSNQVNLEDLYALRDAGVDITDILAEEAGLAGEALYKAASDGKIGFEALNKALSKATSEGGKFYGNTAKEAKTLAQAQQQTAKMSEKLFLDIGKALEPMMIGFEKVKQFMIKGILDPLTKVTAAVIYLINKLTELVVYVSGKLVQGFKIAFDPIIKLIQKVIDMTVKLYEGFKKVLGLSKKPEKEKEEKDTSSPEPQRDKKFDPNAKTDFNKKMEQDYQKLQDDIFNAQRTIFTKTGEEREKALRALEKTIKNKNQEFLNAYSKSFDKLSDENKKILVGVEKAINEFNNSNYDFVNEYQKLLKEKESREREILLTLPHADQESALQKLNDEINEKNKAFVVKYEKSFTTLNESNRKIVAELEKQVNEFEKTALDRSFVEAQKALQKEITELEWKTMLLPAKERASAEKKMASDIQAMYKKFVDEHKSQFDKLNETNRNTLKQMAEKAKDTAKSLYDKCLENLDKFTEFTGKILNKQGGEKLAEEGVGHFIDYAIQGAYEGYRNLRKNVATAYLGQLGTFLAELIEQLEDFFWGILTGYGNVRKKKIEEQRDKDLEELEKRSEIELKKLEEKFDAEIAMRKKKLSELDDEYSKEIEFLKQAQSKGQISGEEFQKRLHDVQTEYKTKKDIETTKLTKAEENKKIETERHKKLSNLENERIKAQAEVDKINADPGYLGTGFYFGKASNLEKTEKILDEILKRIAAVKSAGSIEEIKLARGGARFVSNKPTYMPNSGVMSSEFGQPELVRITPAPIDENLRKLEAKIIAEEITKLQKSQNSTVINNFYYNFNGDVLDAEKLVRMLKSKEHLMTFRMAE, from the coding sequence ATGAAACTTGATGAAATAATAATTCCGCTATCAATGTCGATCAGCAACAATCAAAAGCTGGACTCAATAGCAGAAACTCTAAAAAAAATTGCCGAGCAAAAATTTGCAAGTCTAGATAATTTGAAGTCAAAATTAGAAAAATCTGCTAAATCTGGATCCAATCTAGAGAAAGCGCTAAACAAAAGTTCGCAGAATGCTAGTAAAAACTTCAAATCTCTTGCAGATTCTGTTGATTCTGTAAATTCTAAAGCTGGTGGCATGAAAAGTATAGGCAAAGTTCTAAAAAGTGTTGGAAAAGGCTTAGGAAATGTAAAGAATTTGGCAAACAAAACCGGTGAAGCATTCAACCAAATGTTGGCAGCTTTTGCCCCAATTATTATAGCTGTAAAGGCTCTACAAGCAATTGGCTCTACAATAAGTGGAATTTTTGATGGCGCCATGGATGCTCTTGATGAATTCAACGAAGAAGTGTCAACGTTTTCTGACATGCTTGGAAACGAAGACCTTGGAAAATCTTTAGCAGAATCCATGAGGGCTTTTGGCGATGAAACTCTTTTTACTAGAGATGCTATTACTAATGCTACTAAGACAATGCTTTCTTATGGGGCAACTGCAAGCGAAGTTGAAGAAAGAATTAGAATGTTTGGAGAGGCTGCTGGTGGAAGTAGCGAGGGGCTTGAGAAATTAGCCGAAGTATATTCTCGTGTAGAATCTAGTAACCAAGTGAATTTAGAAGATTTGTATGCACTTCGTGATGCTGGTGTTGATATTACAGACATTTTAGCAGAAGAAGCCGGTTTAGCTGGAGAGGCATTATATAAGGCCGCGAGCGATGGAAAAATAGGGTTCGAGGCTCTAAATAAGGCTCTTTCTAAAGCCACTAGCGAAGGTGGTAAATTTTACGGGAACACCGCCAAAGAAGCAAAAACTTTAGCTCAAGCACAACAGCAAACTGCTAAAATGAGTGAAAAGCTTTTCTTAGATATTGGGAAAGCTTTAGAGCCAATGATGATTGGATTTGAAAAAGTAAAACAATTTATGATAAAAGGAATTTTGGATCCATTAACAAAAGTCACCGCTGCGGTTATTTACCTGATCAACAAACTTACAGAGCTTGTGGTATATGTTTCTGGAAAGCTTGTACAAGGCTTCAAGATTGCATTTGACCCAATTATCAAATTGATCCAAAAAGTCATAGATATGACAGTTAAATTGTACGAGGGTTTCAAAAAAGTTTTAGGATTGTCCAAAAAACCTGAAAAAGAAAAAGAGGAAAAAGACACTTCCAGTCCCGAACCCCAAAGAGATAAAAAATTTGATCCAAATGCAAAAACCGATTTCAACAAAAAGATGGAACAAGACTATCAAAAGCTGCAAGACGACATATTCAATGCACAAAGAACAATCTTTACAAAGACTGGGGAAGAACGAGAAAAAGCGTTAAGGGCGCTTGAAAAAACCATCAAGAACAAAAACCAAGAATTTCTAAATGCATACTCCAAAAGTTTTGATAAGTTGTCGGACGAGAACAAGAAAATTTTAGTCGGAGTTGAAAAAGCAATAAACGAATTCAATAACTCTAATTATGATTTTGTGAATGAGTACCAAAAATTACTAAAAGAAAAAGAAAGTCGTGAAAGAGAAATACTATTAACCCTACCCCATGCAGATCAAGAAAGCGCTTTACAGAAACTGAATGACGAAATCAATGAAAAGAACAAAGCGTTCGTAGTAAAATATGAAAAAAGTTTCACAACTCTAAACGAGTCTAACAGAAAAATTGTAGCCGAACTTGAAAAGCAGGTTAATGAATTTGAAAAAACCGCTTTAGATCGATCTTTTGTCGAGGCTCAAAAAGCTCTGCAAAAAGAAATAACCGAATTAGAGTGGAAAACAATGCTACTTCCAGCAAAAGAAAGAGCAAGTGCTGAAAAAAAGATGGCATCCGACATTCAAGCAATGTACAAAAAATTCGTAGATGAGCACAAATCGCAATTCGACAAGCTAAATGAAACCAACAGAAACACACTAAAACAAATGGCTGAGAAAGCTAAAGATACTGCAAAAAGCTTATATGACAAATGTTTGGAAAATCTAGATAAATTTACCGAATTTACAGGCAAAATTTTGAATAAGCAAGGGGGAGAAAAACTTGCTGAGGAGGGCGTTGGTCATTTTATAGACTATGCAATACAGGGTGCATACGAGGGATATAGAAATTTGAGGAAAAATGTGGCAACAGCTTACCTTGGACAGCTAGGTACATTTTTGGCGGAATTAATTGAGCAATTAGAGGATTTCTTTTGGGGGATTCTAACTGGTTACGGTAATGTTCGAAAGAAAAAAATCGAAGAACAACGAGACAAAGATTTAGAAGAACTTGAAAAACGAAGTGAAATTGAACTAAAGAAGCTTGAAGAGAAATTTGATGCAGAAATTGCAATGAGAAAAAAAAAATTGAGCGAATTAGATGATGAATACTCTAAAGAAATAGAATTTCTAAAACAAGCACAAAGTAAGGGCCAAATATCTGGTGAAGAATTTCAAAAAAGATTACACGATGTACAAACAGAGTACAAAACAAAAAAAGATATAGAAACTACCAAACTTACTAAAGCTGAGGAAAATAAGAAAATAGAAACCGAGAGGCACAAAAAACTTTCCAACCTAGAAAATGAACGAATCAAAGCACAGGCCGAAGTCGACAAGATAAATGCTGATCCGGGATACTTAGGTACTGGATTTTATTTCGGAAAAGCTAGTAATTTAGAAAAGACAGAAAAAATTTTAGATGAAATACTAAAAAGAATTGCAGCAGTAAAATCAGCAGGCTCTATCGAAGAAATAAAACTTGCTCGTGGTGGTGCACGATTTGTTTCAAATAAACCGACATATATGCCAAACTCAGGTGTAATGTCTAGTGAGTTTGGGCAACCTGAATTGGTAAGAATCACTCCTGCACCAATAGATGAAAATC
- a CDS encoding PBSX family phage terminase large subunit — MRLRRLPIYVNAYKEKPNAEIFIYYSSRGTGKTYDIATVNLERKFSVDGGDTLAIRKKKNKTTQSIHKEILELLSIYGLRKFFNISKAKIESKSLIFGKKRAFVFEGGHDTRDLKSYAHFKDLWLEEANQFSSDDIEMLIPTMREQGGRIYMSSNPVPKSHWLYKRYLANQDNPAVCIIKSTYRDNPFLNGGDVEAWLEKQKLAYHGNDIGFRIEVLGEEFDFGTARLIKKFNVCEPSLISRANGSYYTGVHIKGNRICFLEILVGRISYLPVVIVTNACSKVLLSKADYQAEINNFKGTFVLPAAREELKYVFSRFGRGTLLAKKRNLYSLSDYLIPANLSVVNIPETNDVISEFNETEYYYDESSAEDSEVTNFVMQKDLTYIPAFLNAASIFN, encoded by the coding sequence ATGAGACTAAGGCGACTCCCAATATACGTTAATGCTTATAAAGAAAAACCTAATGCTGAAATTTTCATATATTACTCCAGTAGAGGAACTGGTAAAACTTATGATATTGCAACTGTCAACTTAGAAAGAAAATTTAGCGTTGATGGAGGAGATACACTTGCAATAAGAAAAAAGAAAAACAAAACAACACAATCAATACACAAAGAAATTTTAGAACTTTTGAGCATATATGGCTTAAGAAAATTTTTCAATATAAGCAAAGCAAAAATTGAGAGTAAAAGTTTGATTTTTGGGAAAAAACGAGCCTTTGTTTTCGAAGGAGGCCACGACACAAGAGATTTGAAATCTTATGCGCATTTCAAAGACTTATGGCTAGAAGAAGCCAATCAGTTTAGCTCCGACGATATAGAAATGCTTATCCCTACAATGAGAGAACAAGGTGGCAGAATCTATATGTCAAGCAATCCGGTACCCAAGTCACATTGGCTATACAAAAGATACTTGGCAAATCAAGACAATCCCGCTGTTTGTATTATCAAAAGTACCTATCGAGACAACCCATTTTTGAACGGCGGTGATGTTGAAGCTTGGCTTGAAAAACAAAAACTTGCATATCATGGAAATGACATTGGATTTAGAATTGAAGTTTTAGGAGAAGAGTTTGATTTCGGCACTGCAAGATTAATCAAAAAATTCAATGTTTGTGAACCCAGTCTTATTTCCAGAGCTAATGGCAGCTACTACACAGGGGTACACATCAAGGGAAATAGAATTTGTTTTTTAGAAATTCTTGTTGGAAGAATTTCGTATCTTCCAGTTGTAATTGTTACAAACGCATGTAGCAAAGTGTTACTATCAAAAGCTGATTATCAAGCTGAAATTAACAATTTCAAGGGCACTTTTGTTCTTCCGGCTGCTAGAGAAGAACTCAAATATGTATTCTCTCGTTTTGGTAGAGGCACTTTGCTTGCAAAAAAACGAAATTTGTATTCACTCTCGGATTATTTGATACCGGCTAATCTTAGTGTAGTAAACATACCCGAAACAAATGATGTAATTTCAGAGTTCAACGAAACTGAATATTACTATGATGAATCTAGTGCAGAAGACAGCGAAGTTACAAATTTTGTTATGCAAAAAGATTTGACGTACATCCCGGCATTTCTCAACGCTGCATCTATTTTTAACTAA
- a CDS encoding anti-CBASS protein Acb1 family protein: MFRMKFFKKNKETKLFPVSEYTPHQDQLRLAHQVAEIYAGFASSRDIEHKVGDGLSILFDNNFRAVIKKMVYTAILSGESHFYIVVPDSDDPQKPLKKGFPCLCYNFGEVLDQGSYFLKNIHESRIIGMKSSFLNFESLKKSSNIMNTLLNETVGFLRVNNFTFLKSATLPSVKDMTAYDLAEVKKNIEGVLDSNHKMMILGREDDIANVTRSVSPLRDAFEIIVSDITLHSGIPKEILYPISPSGEGSIGNYDIFYLNIEQICKLMVTPFINAVLFKFGLESNWCYKPVKPISQKEQAEIDEKHAKTLATYVELLIKAKEMENNDLYLKIQNEMNQYLQII; the protein is encoded by the coding sequence ATGTTTAGAATGAAATTTTTCAAAAAAAACAAAGAAACTAAACTATTTCCAGTAAGCGAATACACACCACATCAAGACCAATTAAGACTTGCCCACCAAGTAGCCGAAATTTACGCGGGTTTTGCATCTTCCAGAGACATTGAGCATAAAGTTGGTGATGGACTTTCAATATTATTTGATAATAACTTTAGAGCTGTGATCAAAAAAATGGTCTATACGGCAATCTTATCTGGAGAAAGCCATTTTTACATAGTGGTTCCAGACTCCGATGATCCGCAAAAACCACTAAAAAAAGGATTTCCATGCCTTTGCTATAACTTTGGTGAAGTCCTTGATCAAGGTTCTTATTTTCTAAAAAATATCCATGAAAGTAGAATCATCGGTATGAAGTCGTCTTTCCTAAATTTCGAGTCTCTAAAAAAAAGCAGCAATATTATGAATACACTGCTCAATGAAACAGTAGGCTTTTTACGAGTTAACAACTTCACGTTTCTAAAATCAGCAACACTACCATCAGTCAAGGATATGACTGCATATGATCTGGCTGAAGTCAAAAAAAATATTGAGGGGGTTCTTGATAGTAACCACAAAATGATGATACTCGGAAGAGAAGATGATATTGCTAATGTTACAAGATCTGTAAGTCCACTAAGAGATGCTTTTGAAATCATTGTATCAGACATAACACTTCATTCTGGAATTCCAAAAGAAATACTATACCCAATATCTCCGTCTGGAGAAGGCAGTATTGGTAACTATGATATTTTTTACCTAAACATTGAGCAGATATGCAAACTAATGGTAACACCATTCATCAATGCGGTGCTTTTCAAGTTTGGATTAGAATCGAACTGGTGCTATAAACCAGTTAAGCCAATTAGCCAAAAAGAACAAGCTGAAATTGATGAAAAACACGCAAAAACTTTAGCAACTTACGTAGAACTTTTAATTAAAGCTAAAGAGATGGAAAATAATGATTTGTATCTAAAAATACAAAACGAAATGAATCAGTACTTGCAAATAATTTAG
- a CDS encoding structural cement protein Gp24 — MPDFDFTKICKKFVLGVDHKACVHQTETAIVDVESTPIRPGDPVYSSRSSEMGEVLVKAATATAGVGHIRGFALKKERISLLEDENYSPGELIPVRRAGEVTVTLDNAFTTPKIGDYVFLKAGKLVKDGKGGVQVGRIKDVSLEQNSKIVLLDVNIGPEYESSGSRKFT; from the coding sequence ATGCCAGATTTCGATTTCACAAAAATTTGTAAAAAATTCGTTTTGGGAGTTGACCACAAAGCATGTGTCCATCAAACTGAAACTGCAATAGTTGATGTTGAGTCCACACCGATTAGACCTGGAGACCCAGTTTACTCAAGTAGATCAAGCGAAATGGGAGAAGTGTTAGTAAAAGCTGCAACTGCAACAGCTGGAGTTGGCCATATTCGGGGATTTGCATTAAAAAAAGAGCGTATATCTTTATTGGAAGATGAAAATTACTCTCCGGGTGAACTAATTCCAGTAAGACGTGCTGGTGAAGTAACGGTTACGTTAGATAATGCCTTTACAACTCCCAAAATTGGCGACTATGTTTTTTTGAAGGCAGGAAAACTTGTGAAAGACGGCAAAGGGGGTGTTCAAGTTGGCAGAATTAAAGATGTTAGTCTTGAACAAAATAGTAAAATTGTTTTGCTTGATGTAAACATTGGTCCAGAGTATGAATCCAGTGGCAGTAGAAAATTTACGTAG